The sequence taaattatgcaagacgtttttttccgatctaagacaaaataaaagtcgaatttgggcatctatgttaagaataataaaaaacagattaattttttacccataacattaattctctaaaaaagaactattatttttcaaccaacaatgatataattaaaatttcccttaaattcattaatttttaacaaacataaaaaatcaagaaaatagttgaatcctcaataaacaagataagattttgacaaagacaaaatataaatatttaacaacgaacaattaaatttcaacaatttaattgaaattttaatcacaaagataaatttcaaaccaagaaaattcatttcctaccaaaaacctaaatttttatcgaaatatgtgctttttcaaacaaatggttgaattttcaactaaaaaagcgcaatttttactttcaaaaatcaattctcTAGcacaaatggaataattcaattttatcttacataaattaatttttaactaactatgaaggaatttacccaaaaaattgaaccctcattgaaaaagatgaattttcaaccgcgaagattaatttcctacttgaaaaagacggtttaaaaaaactacatttttaacaaaaaaggatccatttttttaatatcatttttctatcaaaaatggtataatcgaattctctcgtaaataaattaatttttcgcagagaaaggaatttttaacaaaataatagaatcctcgaaaaaagatgaaaattcaattaggaagtttatttttctaccaagaatgacgaattttcaacaaaattctgaatttccaaataatgtaTGAAAAccgatgaatttgtttccaagtAGTAcaatcattaacgaaaaaagatcgactttaaaccaaaaggattaattttctacttgcgtagttgaattttctgtttaaaaaattaattttcaacaacaaaaaaaacagtgttatgaaaattatttcaaaggagatcgaatccatttaacattaggtaggttctgcacttcgagtcgctgaatcgattaggaaaggaattatgttgtttttagaataaattttaagagaactttttttttcgttgtcaaataaattctatgttcaaaagattaatttttaaccaataagattaatgttttacaaaaaagacgaattttcaaccaattaattgatatttaaactataagggaacagtttttcgaaattttttgttgaaaatattcaacaatttagttaattttttttctgtcttgactgaaaattttttgcattcgactatttggttaaatgttaaactaattgagtgaaaatggatattttttgtgctaaaggttcgtcattttagttgaaaagttaattcttttgttaaaaatttacctctggttaaaaactaaaaaattttcttgaaatgcagtttttggttcaattcagttattattgttttaaaataatcatattttttagtttttggttgaaaatttatctacttattaactatttcgttaaaatgttaggtgtttggattaaaatgtaactatttggttgaaaattcgttaatttttttaaactgaaaattaaactttttcattttcactgtaaacgactttgttaaaaatttggcattttaattaaatatttgcatttacaaccgaataatttaacttttaactaaatacttaaatttccaacctacaaatataaattttaaactgaatggccaattttcaataaaaaagattaatctttaacaaaaaagagttgcattaaaaaaaagaatttccaatgagaacgtagtggtgaacatcttaaaaacaaaaggaatttcaataaactatttaaattttttaccagagttgaattttcgaagaagtatgtaaattttcaacaaattagttgcatttttaacctgcaaatatggattttcgataggaaatgtaacatttgatatttcaacgaatgcagatgctgccaagagatgcattgtaaaaataaggatacgaattttcaatcataaagattaattttccataaaagatttgaatttaaaccaaaagtagaaaagttactttttcgcacaaaacattagcttatttccgaaaaaaagaatttaaaaataatagtacatttttgcaccaaagagattagttttccactaaaactattaatttttcatctagaaaaacgaattttcaacaaataaagaattgtcacgAAATCAAAAAATATGTCCCAATCCttcaacttttaagtcaaaagaccatttttctgtaaaacagttataacacctttccccTCCATCTACCTCCATGAACcacaaaactattaatttttcatctagaaaaacgaattttcaacaaatcaggaATCGTCACGAAATCAAAAAATACGTCCCAATCCttcaacttttaagtcaaaagactatttttctgtaaaacagttataacacctttcccctccatctacctccatgaaccacatttttcacaacaccttcaccccacatgataagttttcaagtatttattggtttaacgtgttatctttaataaataattccattaatttcaatgtaatttaaaatataataattattagttcaattttaaagaaagattttaaagcggagacttgaccaagattttcaggggagaatTTACCAAGTGGAAACAAGCTTATTacgtgtgtttttctacctataagaaaaTTGATCATCATAATGCGCGTGcacaaattttgctaaattgattgataagaattgtggtttaaaaacgcaaagttcattatttaaagaatatgattatcatcaacgtgagttacaaaattgtaataaatgctattcatcaatattaggtgtaaattaattttcaataaaaaaagctcatttggaataaaatagttcaatttaattttctaccaaaaaatataaaattggttagaatcctatcataaaagatgaattacagtttcaggtacataactcatcccttggtgtcttctattattttatactaatattttgtaacattaattaaatatgtataacatagaaaagatacccgagtcgaagtttcgtcgtcagtttctacttctttcactttcatcaAAGAAGGTGAATGAAGATGAAATGAAGTTAAAATCTCAATGTCAGCTAATGTATTTTCGCCTTCATTTCGACTGCAAAAGTTGTAGTTATTACcgtttttacaagttttgaagCCGAAACTTGTAAAATAACTGCGTTGAAAATAGTGAACTTCCAAGTGTAAAAgtaaaaacatcaaattaaatgttgtgcttttaaaatgttttgaaagcgACACTGCAAAAACTTACCCCATATTTTTGATTGCAGATTTAAATTCTCCATTAAAAAACACGtaagattttttggaatttttttttcaattcgcgcAACTGAGGGTTAGGTCACCGAAGGTGGAATTTTGTAAACGACCTTCTCCACCTACCCGAAAGggtgacacacacacacacacacacacacacacacacacacacacacacacacacacacacacacacacacacacacacacacacacacacacacacacacacacacacacacacacacacacacacacacacacacacacacacacacacacacacacacatattgaaTTTTAAGCCTTTAATTGTCACCTAAAGGTAACATGTCCAGTCAATACTTGTATAAAGgttacttttctaaattattaagtaTTGCATtcgcaaatttaaataataaaaaaataaatatataagaatatgataaaaaaacagaTAGAAACAGAcagattaaaaccaaaaaaattcaaaagggtgcaaagaatgatttgtgtaatgaatgataaatattttataaatattgagtgcttatttattaagtaaaaattctacattgtactaattaaagatattattttaaaaactgcaattttgtggGACGATTCCGAATTACCTTTAAGTTTTCATTAGAAATTAGCAATATGTTGAACTGTTCTGTGCTTCGTTTTCAATATCTGGCTGTTTGCGCTTCTTTGGCAatgatttttttccatatttttgtatTGGTGCTTTTTGGCGACTTTTATTCGAGCACATGTTGTTAATATGCATGACAAATTCCTCTCGAGTGACTTTATCCCCAGATAATTTTTCAGTCCAAGCTGCAAAACAcagaaattattacaaattttaacaatatttttttatcttttgcagTCAATGATCATTCACCATGAAGTCCATTGAAGAGACAAATATTAATCATAGGCTTTGAATTTTACCTGTAATGTGTTGCGCTGTAATGTTTTAAAGTATCTCCGTACACTTTATTCAAAGCAACAGTCACCAGTTTTTTCCAACTATATTTCCCTCCTTCAATTCGTGAACTTCTTTCTGTGAAACTTATTTCTtcctttttcatgaaaaatttacaaCCGGGTGTAATCTCAACTTGcgattatttaattatcaaagttgggtttaaataattaaatcaatatcTACAAGTTTTTGGGTTAAATTAGGTACATAATATGTATTGAAATTCGAACCTTGTCTTCGCCAGGTGCTAAGTGATTGCGTatgatctaaaaatttaaaagtcaagGTAAAAATcacaatctgaaaattaaaaaattattactattcataTCGTATCTTACCGTATCATCTTTTTGAGATCGATTTTTTCCCAAATTCTGAGTATACAAATTTCGCAACATCTTTGCCCAATGTTCGGCCAGAAGAACGTCTCTTTCTATAACTATTCAATTAACagacaatataaaataattcgtATTTCGTATGtaagttacaaaaatatattcataGCAACAAACAATGTTCCAAGTAAATGgcacgaatatttttttaaatatgtacattagggtggtccaaaaatacattgcAAAATTGTGTTCACTCTGGAGGGCAAGGCACCCCCCCCccaatattccattttcaaagaaagaaaatctgtaactttttattttcgaaattcgaatattaacacatgccaccgggcacttcaaaatcccatttaatcaacatggacaaatttttaattttcaaaaaattgaactcatgttccagggtttcatcgaaacatgccaagtttttttgtgatttaagaggagtgtctatgaaataaaaccatactaataactttcatatCCAACCTATCGCCAACCTCCACGCAGCGCTCAAAATatgttccaaaaatgtaaaaaactacaGTTTTACGGATTATTGTTAACTTTTACGAATTTCTGTTGTCTTTTTCGTACAAATAACTACTAATcccctaaaaatgtaaaaaataatcgtactttctgattgaaatacaatattttgtaattgtttgaagTAGTATATTTTTCCAGaaacattatgtgattatttaaacagttttttattgtttattttcaagatttcgaaaaattgatccagagatgtccacttttttcaaatgagtatcctatgctactttttgttgaattattacatcattttttaacacttcttctaatgtttaacaaatttctatttcgtTTAAAGACTTTTCATCTTCTCACGCAGTTATTTTTCGagaattaccaggtgtatacatatgaaaccggtattgccatttagcggccagtaggcacacttgtaggcactgtcggaacttaccatttgtgctaattggcgNNNNNNNNNNNNNNNNNNNNNNNNNNNNNNNNNNNNNNNNNNNNNNNNNNNNNNNNNNNNNNNNNNNNNNNNNNNNNNNNNNNNNNNNNNNNNNNNNNNNgcgcatactttgaataaaatatttgttatcattctcttgaaataaatgtgtttttttcttgaaaaaataccggtttcatatgtatacacctggtaagaaaataaaatgaaatagaagagatacaattaattacgattttaaaagtatttttagaaaagtaattatgtaaacaaattatatttgtttaaaaaattaaaaagttttaaatttattctttatatagACTAtacaatcagaaaaataattgtaggataataacataatgtttttagaaaaatgtaccactatttgtttacacttttttagaataaataattgtttaaataatttacttttgtttaaaaaattgaaaaccgttTTAAAGGTCATCCTAAACATTCAAGTTGTCCATGagtaatcatttttatgaaaaagacagcggaaattgctaaaaagtaacaattataCGTAcgaatgtagttttttatttttgggtcatatttgtggTACTTCGAGGAGGGTAGttgtggtttggaaataaaagtttaataaatggaattttgaagtgcaggtgacacgtgttaatattcgtatttcgaaaaattatggattttctttttccagaaatggaaactttttgggGGATGTCTTGCCCTGTatctcgaaaagcgttttttggaccaccctaatgtacatatCCCACCCTTGTCccatactaaaaaaaattttcatagtagGCGATATACTTTCTAAGtttcgtaaattcaaattttaaattattacaccattaagccttTACCCTTTcaaggtaggcgtgactcactcggtacgggaaaggagtagtgtgtggaggggatagagatttttcagattgatccagaattctcgtgctatttaagtaaataacacgttcgttccgcaacactgctccgacccaggtagctgatcaatctctctagcaatcaccccaagcgaagaacgcTTATTAAAAATGACGCTTTATGCCATGAAAAGTTGTAAAATGGTCTAGAATACGTGAAAACAAACTATTACACAAAGGAAAATTAGTTACAATAGGcgtcacaaaaaaatgaaaacaaggttacaaaaaaaactgtaaaaaagaattgttaaaaaaaaccctgttggaaaaaaattgtttggaacaaaattgtaaaaaaaaatgtttggagaaaaatttgtttaatatatatatattaaataaattaactgttaacgggaatatgtatatatatatatatatatatatacatatatatagtaTATTATAAGCTATATAAGCTATATATATAAGCTACGATTGCGTATTTTCCGAAATTGTCACCCTATCCAGGCAGTGCTCCGAAAACGTACACTCTGCACTACTGCGCATGCGATTCATATGGCGCTTTATTGGCTGCCGTTCGCGcgcttattttaaatattgaaaaaaaatatttctaattattattaataattaaaaataattctatgttAATCATTTAAAGTGGTACGTGGATGATTTTTAATATATCATGAGCATTAGGTGAGAAAGTAAAATGAATATTCGGTacataaaaaataacatgttatttaatttttaatgtaataattctttgttatttaaattattcttactaATTTATGCATttagaatgtttttaattgaatacaatGGATAAACAAActtgattattatttcaaattcctaatttttaaagttcggaaattattttattcgtgaatttttcaatttgaaaattttacaatgtcgTGAATGTTGTTTTCTTGATTTTGCAATCCtccattaaaatctttgacaattttttaaattagatattatCAACgttctttattgattttttaacacgaTGACATTTTAATAGAAAGTGTCTGAATCATTCGTATTTCCtcgctcaattttttaaaatagcgtCTGCGCATAGGCATGGTGTGacgaaaataaaatatacttcTTGATTAATGGTGCGTATATTACGGGACTCGTGAAAATTATAACACAAAAAGGAGTAAAATTTAgcgcttttttgaaaaaatgtctcgaAAGGCATTTGATGATCTTGGCCCACAAAGAAAGCGTCAAGTGCTTCAAGAACATAAAAACTACCTTGACAGGACCAACGAACCTAACCTCAATGAACGGttagtaattattttatataaataagtaaatattacatcaGAAGCTTGCAAGTGTTGTAAAGGGTGAAGTTGTCAatgaaattagattttaagatcgtttcagttgaaagttttcaatacgtaaatattttataaaatttcagagttttgaacaatttagtaagaatatattctttgaattcttttataaagtatacaaactttcaagacagatattttcataaaattgtttggtTGTAGAATTATTAAAGACATTGATTAGTTTCAGGAATTTTTATcagattgttttaataattaggGTATATTTTAGCATTTCTGTGAatgtttatgaattttgaaatttttttttaagtattgtcTTTATTACAGAGCACATTTGTGGAGCAATTCTACgaaccctggcagaccgaaggaaccgaatagagcctctacaaagtacccgtaaagaccctattctgtttctttttaaagaactaaaaaaaggagcaaggtcaacttttaaactgtttaaattcggattctacgttaaattttctattgtaaactcacggagtaatcgcaatacttttttttgcagcggtaaaaagttaaaaaaaaataggtctataccgcctgttgactgctacttacagatgatgcgtttgaagtgtagtaCTCAAcgggcgttatacgtcttatattttttaagactttttattgttgtaaaaaaactattgccattattccgtgaccttctatagggaattttaacgtagaatccgaatttcaacaatttaaaagttgatttttctgtttctttttttttttttgaatttttaaaaaaagaaattgaatggggacccaatggggtctttacgggtactttttagtagctccattcggttcctttggtccgccagggaacttaaaaatgtagttcttgaacattttttaacatgattCTTTTAACGTATTCTTATTAAtccatgtatttttaaaaataaattttcagccgaaggaattaaatcaatttttaaattacgtaGAAATGAGAGAAAACTTAttctataaaatcaattattgtaaTTGATAACACTAAACATTGACTGtcttgaaaacaaatttcaactgtttttaggaTGTTTCTTCAAATTAGTTCTATTTCGATCaatcagttttttataaatcttgTACATTTTTCCATCATTTAAATTCCCAGAATAATTTctgaatcatttaaatttcattatgcaGAAAATTTACGTatggaaattctgaaaattacTCAATACATATAACGAACACACTTATGATATACGAAATGATATGCTTTCTTGGATTAATACTTACTCAATTTCCAATATGTAAATTTCAATACATCtaagtcaaataaatatttattatgtgTAGTTTTTCGCAGAATCATCCCAGGACCAGCTTTTCAACCTGTTCAAGATCATACTTTCGGCGCGAATGAAAGACCGAAAAGCGCcaataatgaagaaaatatagGGCATCGCGATGTAAAAATGGATGGATCACGTGATGTCAATGATGtcgttaataattattaaagggATGATTATAATCATCCCTTTTATGATCATCAAAATATTATCGAGGCTAGAAATCTGCAGCCTTATGAAGAAAACAATTTCGACGAAGAAAATGCAGCCGAATTCAACAACTGGGGAGTGGATAACCAATATGATGACAATGCGGATCACATGCACCGTTTTCCACTGGATGAAGACTATGATATTTTCGAAGAAATGGCTGAAGAACCGGCTGAAAATAACGGTGATGCTCAAGAAAATCAACGAAGGCCAGATGATAACGATGCACATCAACAGTTTGGCGATAATCGACCTTTGTACCGTGGCGCTACTATTACTGTGGGTGAAAGCATGTTATTAATTTTGgcaatctttattttttacaacGTAGATTACTCATGCCTCGCAGACATCATCACCGTCATCAATTTCCATTGCTTGCAAGAAAATTTGATACACAAtagtttatataaatttcaaaaatatttttctatcaaagaaacaCAAATGCGTAAGCATTTCTACTGCTCCATATGTATTAGACCATTAACTGGTGTTGACGATATGTGTCCTTCATGCCCACgtgaaaaaaattcgtatttttcggaaCTTCCATTCGATACTCAATTGATAGATATGTTTCAAAGACGCGATTTTTATACTAGTTTACAATGGCGATTCGAGAGACCTGTTAATCCACCGGGAGTAATTAGTGATATTTACGATGGTACATTATATGAAACTTAGATGAAAAATGGATTCTTATTAAATGTAAAGAACATCTCTTTTAGTTGGTACACTGATGGAGTTCCAATATTCAAATCGTCCAAAGTTGGCTTTTGGCCTTTGTATTTGACAATCAATGAATTTCCCTatgaaataagatttaaaaaaaaaactattcttgcAGGACTATGGTTTGGCAATAAGAAGCCAAAtgctaattattttgtttataaatttcgtcaacaattcgaaaacatttttcatcgAGGTATTCAAATTGAATTGCCAAATATAAATCATACAATAACTGTTCGGGGTGTACTTTTAAGAGGTGCATGCGATCTACCAGCCAaggctcaatttttgaattttgttcaattcaataGTGAAAACGGATGCCCTACTTGTCATTGTACTGGAGAACAACTTCCACTCGATCCCCGGGGTTCGGTTCGCGTTTATCCTTATGTGGAAAATCCGCGAATGAGAACAACCGAAGAGTGTATTACTTATGGTGATAATGCAACTTCCGATAATCCTGTTATGGGAATTAAGGGCCCGAATGCTTTTTCTAGAATAATGCCCGATTTTATGAGAGAAATAGGGATTGACAAGATGCATAGTGTAGATGGCGgcatcgtaaaaaaaattattaacgctTTGGTTTCACTCAAAATACAGAAATTATGCATTTTCGTTGTCAGCATTTATTGACGTTATTATTAGAAGGTTGAATGGAATAAAACCTCCAAAATTCGTGCATCGTATGCCACGTTCAGTCGAAGAACTCCTGCATTGGAAAGCATCAGAACTGAAGCTATGGTTCTATTATTACTCAGTACCAGTTCTTGAAGGCATAATGAGAATAGGCTACTTTGAAAATTACGTTTTACTTGTAACCGCTATTTCAATACTTGACTCTGAAAACATTCATCAGCAAATGATTGACATCTCTGAAGATTTACTATGCAAATTTGTATGACAGTTTGAAGAAAAGTATgggaaaattttttgttcgatcaATATTCATCAGCTTATACATTTACTTCACTGCATTCGAGTTTTAGGCCCCTTGTGGACTTTTTCTTGCAtgcaatatgaaaatttaaatggtttattttttcgaCTCGTACGTGGAACGTGGCATATAGAAACTCAAATGCTAAAATCCCATACTTGTAGCAGtgaaaaaaagcaattaaaaatcaaagagCGTTTAGGTCCTCATTGTTATAGTGTAGGTCACTACAAACTCGTAGAAGAAATACCTATAATGATTCGAAACGCGTTGAGAAATTCCAATGTATTGGTGGAAGGCTGGGTTTGGCGATACCTGCGTTTATTAAAAAACAGTCAGTTGTATGTGGCTGAGATGTACCCTAGAAGACTGGCTACGAAGTCATGTATTGTCAAATATATGGATGATGGTGGTTTGGAAAATTTTGGGTAAATCCATTGTCTAATCAAAATAAGTGTACCTTGTCAATGTTTGCTACAATTTTGTGAATGCCAAAGCAGACATTTTGCAATCATTGGCCAGATTGGCACAGATGAATATTTCGTAGCTCGCGGAAGACAAAATAATGAAGTGCGGGTTAATCATTTACGTAAATGTCGTTTGACTGAAGTTGTTTCAGCTGTAGACGTTTCTCAATTGCAAAGTGTTTGCATTTCAATTAGTATTGATGAGCAATTGTACCTAGCATACCCTGTAAACAGTAAAGAAGTTGAGTAAGCGATTCCTTTCCAACGTACCTCTGATTTGCTGTACTTGAAAATTAAGTGTACATATATGAAcggaataatacaaaaattaattatgaatgtcgTGCGttattcttatattatttttatttttactgaaattcccactttttactgcaaatttgtttttttttttaatcttcagacATCGgtatacttttaaataaacgtattcaacaaaaaaatgtccgtagtacaacatttttatttttgaacggaAAAGTGACACCACGATATTTTATCCTTCATACCTCTTCCTGAGGGTGTGAGCGGGGTAACTTTGATATCTAAAATGgaaacatatatttttcattgcagattcagattctccatgaaaaaatacgtaagttttattcgaaattttttttcgatttgtacttattattttttctattcataGTTAATTCATTGAGTGCTCacaaatctgaagtcaaaattagaAGCCTGcacttaaaaaagtatattgagctTTCTAATTTATCTACTTCACTTTCACCCTTTTCTCGGGTGGGTGAAtggtgttgaaaatgaaatttattgcAACTGAGTAGCTCTCATGAAAACAATCATTACGTTGAAAGAGAAGGTAAAATGGGACAACATAGTTTGAAGTtgaaatgaaggttaaatcagtaagatcaactttgtcagtttgcggcgttgaaggtgaaagaagtcgaaattacggttttcaatattttcaccttacattgaataacgcttacactcaaagaagtt comes from Belonocnema kinseyi isolate 2016_QV_RU_SX_M_011 chromosome 5, B_treatae_v1, whole genome shotgun sequence and encodes:
- the LOC117173044 gene encoding uncharacterized protein LOC117173044 isoform X3, which translates into the protein MSRKAFDDLGPQRKRQVLQEHKNYLDRTNEPNLNERIIPGPAFQPVQDHTFGANERPKSANNEENIGHRDVKMDGSRDVNDVVNNY
- the LOC117173044 gene encoding uncharacterized protein LOC117173044 isoform X2, with the translated sequence MHRFPLDEDYDIFEEMAEEPAENNGDAQENQRRPDDNDAHQQFGDNRPLYRGATITVGESMLLILAIFIFYNVDYSCLADIITVINFHCLQENLIHNSLYKFQKYFSIKETQMRKHFYCSICIRPLTGVDDMCPSCPREKNSYFSELPFDTQLIDMFQRRDFYTSLQWRFERPVNPPGVISDIYDGTLYET
- the LOC117173044 gene encoding uncharacterized protein LOC117173044 isoform X1, producing MKNGFLLNVKNISFSWYTDGVPIFKSSKVGFWPLYLTINEFPYEIRFKKKTILAGLWFGNKKPNANYFVYKFRQQFENIFHRGIQIELPNINHTITVRGVLLRGACDLPAKAQFLNFVQFNSENGCPTCHCTGEQLPLDPRGSVRVYPYVENPRMRTTEECITYGDNATSDNPVMGIKGPNAFSRIMPDFMREIGIDKMHSVDGGIVKKIINALVSLKIQKLCIFVVSIY